The following nucleotide sequence is from Nitratidesulfovibrio termitidis HI1.
GGACGATCTGGTCATGCGGCGGGCCTCCTGTGGTGGCAATGCTGCGCAGGGGGAAAGCTGGCGATGACTCCGGCGGGGCATGGGTGGTAGCCCCCATGATTTGATGGGGGATATTCCCCATGCTATGGCAAGGTATCCGGGCTGCGTCAACCCGTGGGCCGGGGAAGTCCGCGGGGCTTGCGGCATGTTGGTGCATCGGGCGGTGAAACGGCGCGGCTCATGTCGCGCCGGGGTTTCAGGCGGCGGTTATGGTGCCGCGTTCCACGGTGAACAGGGCGGCATCGGGCGCTGCCGTGCGCAGCATGTCCACGGTGTGCGGATGGCAGGTGAAGAACAGTATCTGGTGCGGTTTGCCGCCCGCAAGGAGGGTGGCATCACTCGGGGCATCGCTTGAGGCATCGCTTGAGGCATCATCAGGGGCCACGCCGTCCCGTCCGATGCGCTGGGCGCACAGTTCTGCCAGGGCAGTGGCGGTGCGCGCCGCGCGTTCCGGATCGAAGTTGACCAGGATGTCGTCCATGATCAGCGGCAGCGGCTCGGCGTGCAGGGCGTGGGTGCGCACGTAGCCCAGGCGCAGGGCCAGGTACAGCTGTTCGCGGGTGCCCCGGCTGAGGTGTTCGTGCGGCATGGGTTCGCCGTCGGCGGGTACGGCGCGGGGCACACCGTCTTCCAGCGATGCGGCGATGGACTGCCAGCGCCCCCCGGTAATGGCCCGGAAGATGGCCGCCGCCTCGCGGATGACATGGGGCTGGCGCTCCCGCTCGAAGCGCCGCCGCGCCGTGTCGATAAGGTGGCGGGCCAGGGCGTTGCGGCTCCATTCCAGGGCCATCTGGCGGGCCGATTCCAGCAGGGCTGCTTCCTGCCTGCGCAGGGCGGCCACGTCGTCGGCGGAGGCCGCCTGTTCGCGCTGTACGCGTAATGCGGCGGCCTTGTCCACCAGTTCCGCCTCCTGCGCGGCCAGCGCGGCAAGTTCCGCGGCCAGTTCGTCGCAGCGGGCCTGCATGGCCTCGCGGTCGGCACTGGCCAGCTCGGCGCGCAGCGCGGCCAGCGGGTCTGCCTGAGGGCTGGCGGGTGCGCCGCCAGGCTCGTCGGCCAGGTCGTCCGGGGCGATGGTGCCCGTGGCAATTTCCGGCAGGGCGGCGGTAAGATGGTCAACCAGATCACCCTTGCGGCGCAGCAGTTCCTGTCTCTCTGCATAGGACGCGGCACGGCGCAGGAAGTCTTCGCCGTCGATGGCGTCACCGGCAGCCAAAAGCTCGTCCACGGCGGTCCTGGCGGCGGCATGGGCGGCCTCCGCCTCGTGCAGTTCCGCCAGCAGTTCCGCGTGGCGGGCGACCAGCCTGTCCCGCTCGGCGGCCATGGTTCCGGCGGCTTGGGCGGCGGTGGCCAGCGCGTCAAGCGTTGCCACGGGATCATCCCCGAGGGCTGTATCGGGCAGGGCGCTGGCGCAGTCTGCGACAATGCGGACCAGCGGGGTTTCCAGCGCGGCCAGTTCCGCGTCCAGCGCGGCGCGGCGGGCGGCCAGACCGGCGGCCTCGTTGTCCAGGCGCAACCAGTCGTCCATGACCGTAAGGGCGTCGCGGGCGGTGGCCGGTGTCAGGTCCGGGGACAGGCCGCGTTCCGCCAGCCATGCGCGCCATGCGTCCGTGGCAGTGCCAGCCGCGTCCGTTGCGGCATGCAGCGCTGCGTCGGCGGCCTGCACGGCGGCAAGGGCCTGCTGTTCCCGTTCGCGCCGGGCGGCCAGTTCCGCCAGCGCCCGTTCGCGCTCCTGCCGCAGGGCCTCGGCGGCGCGCAGGTCCGCCAGCAGGCGGTCCACCCCGGCCAGCAGGGCGGCGGCAGCCTCGTCGGTCATTTGCTGGCCGTCCGCCACATTGGGGCACAGCGGGGCCAGGGCGGGCACAACGCGGGCCGCATCTGCCAGCGCGGTAACCTGCGCCGCAAGGGCCGCCACGCGGGCTGCCTGCGCGTCGGCCTGCGCCGCGCGTGCCACACAGGCCTCCACCCGGTCGAACAGGCCAAGGGTCGCTTCGGGGGCGAAGGATTCCGGGAGGTCGAGCGATGCACAGTGCGCGGCCCAGTCCGCGCGGGCCTGCTGCAGGGCCGCTTCCGCCGTCTCGCGGGCGTGCAGGGCTTGCAGGTGCCGGGTGCGCACCGTGGCGCAGTCTGCCTCGCGGGCCGTCGCCTCTGCATCGGCCCTGTCGCGTCGGGCGCGTTCGTCGCGGGCGCGCTCCAGCGCGCGTTCCGCCATGTCCACGCGGTCGGCAAGGCCAGATACGTCAGGGGCAGAACCGTCAGGGCCAGATCCGTCTGGGGATGCATCGGCATCGGATATTCCCGCCTCGCGCAGCAAGCGAGCGACGTCGGCGCGCAACGCGTCACGGCGTTCGGCCAGTTCCTGATGCCGCGCGGCGAGTTGGGCGGTGCGGGTCGCATGGGCGGTCTGTTCCGCCGCATCGCGTCGGGGCCAGCCCGTTGCCAGCAACGCAAGGCCGCACAGCGCAATCACCGCGCACAGGTACACGGGCGCATGGCCCATGGTCGCGAAGGGGGCCAGCCCGACCAGCCCGGTCAGTCCGATCAGTGGGGACGTGGCGGAAATGTCCAGCATGCCCCGCGCCGCCGCCAGCAGCAGCCCGGCGGCAAGCGTGCCCGCCGCCAGCAGCCCGCCGCCAAGGGACAGCAACGCCAGTGACTTGCGGACCACGGGCGCGTTGGCGGCGTGGTCCCGTTCGGCACGGGCGGCTTCGGTCGTGCGTTCCGCCTCCAATGCAAGCCCGGTGACCACCTGACGCAGGCGGCGCACGGCGTCTGCCCGGCGGTCCAGTTCCTCACGGTCGGGCGCGGCGATGGCCCGTGCGGCCACGATGGCCTGGTCGCGCCGGGCGGAAAGGTCGTCCAGTTGCGCGGCCAGTTCGTCGGCCCGCCGGTTGGCCTCGCGCGTGGCGTCGGCTGCGTCGGTGACGGTGCGGGCGCGGGCGGTCAGTGTCTCGCGGGCGCGGGGCGAGGTGTCGAAGCCGCGCAGGGTGTCCGGGGTCCAGCCGGGGGAAATGTCCGTCAGCGATCGGGCCAGCGCGGCGGCCTGCACGCCCAGTTCGGCGCGCAGCCCCGGCAGTTCCGCCAGCGCGGCCCCGGCCTGCGTGCGCAGGGTGCGCAGCCGTTCGGCCTGGTCCGCATCCGGCGCGGCTGCGGGGTCCACGCCCAGCGCGTCGGCCCGTGTCCGGACCTGGACATGCGCCAGTTCCGCCGCGTGGCGGGCGGCTTCGTGCTCTGCGGCGCGGCGGTCATGCTCGGCGCGGGCCTGGCGCAGGTCGGCGTTGGCGGCATCCAGGGCGGCCTCGTGCGTGGCAATGGCCTCGCGCGTGAACAGCGAGCGGTCGAAGGAGCACACCCGCTCCGGGGTCCAGTCCGCCCCAAGGGCGGCCAGCAGCCGCTCGCGGTCGGCGTGGTTGCGTTCCAGGTCGGCCAGCAGGGCGGGCAGGGCGGCGCGGGCATTGCGGTAGCTGGACTTGCGTTCCAGCAAGGTGCGCAGTTCAGGCGCGGCGGCCAGCAACCGGGCGTCGGGCGTGTGCTGCGCCAGCGTCGCTTCCAGCGTGGCCAGCTGCCCGCGCAGCCTCTGTGCCCGCAGCGCCCGTTCGGTGGCGCGTTCGCGCTCCTGTTCGAAGCGGGCCTTGCCGTCCTGGGGAAAGCGCTCCACCACCATGTCGAGCCGGGCCAGTTGCCCTTCCACCGCCACCAGTTCCTGCCATTGCCGCCATACGCCCAGGCGGCGTTCCAGCGTGCGGTGTTCGGCCTCGCGTCCGGCACGGTCGGCGCGCACCCCGGCCAGCCGGGCGGACAAATCGTCCAGTTGGGCGGACAGGGCGTCGTAGCGGGCGGTATCCCGCTCGTGTGCGCGCAGGCTGGCGCGCAGGGTTTCCAGTTCCTTCAGCGCCTCGTTGAGCGGCGGCTTGCGCCCCTCTGGCAGGTACAGCGCGCCCATGCGGCCCGAAAGATCATCCAGCAACTGGCTGGGCGGACGCAGCCCCTGCCCTGCCCCCGCCCCCAGCAGCACGTTGCGCGCGCCTTCCGCCGAGAGCGAGGAAAATTCCTGCAATTCCGAAAGGCTGAACCCGTAGATGTTGCGGTAGAGGTCGGGCGTCACCCCGTGCAGCAGGGCCGCGGCCAGTTCTGCGTCCAGCGGCGTTCCGTTGGCATCGGTAAAGGTCAGCGTGCCGCCGTGCGCGCCGGGGCGGCGGGTTAGCCGCACCACGCCGCACCGGTCGGTGTGCAGGGTCAGCGTGCCGCCCGCATCCGCCGCGCGGCCCGAAAGGGGCACGCGGTGCGCGGCGCGGCTGCGCGGGTAGCCCGCCAGCATGGCCCGGAAGAAGTCGAGGCAGGTGGATTTGCCCGCCTCGTTGCTGCCGAGGAAGATGGACAGCCCCGGCGGCAACTGCTGGATGGTCTGGCCCGTCAGAACGCCAAAGCCGTCGATGTGCGCGCGCTGGATATACATCAGTCGACCTCCAGCATGTCGCAGCAGATGCGTTCGGCGTCGTCCAGCAGGGCGGCCAGATCTTCGGGTGACAGGGCGTCGGACGGGCCGAGGAAGCGGCGGCCGCGCGGGCCGTCGTACAGCGGGGCGAGCACGGCGGCGGCCAGGGCGCGCAGGGCGGCGGGGTCTGGCTGCTGGGAACTGTCCGGTGCCGGGGTGCCGGGGGGCGCGCCGTCGGATGGGGTGTCAGGCGATACCGCGTCTGCGGTGCCCGCAGGGCAGGCGGGGGCATCGCCCGCAGGCGGTTCCGGCAGGCCCCGTGCGGCGGCGGCCACGCGCAGCACCTCGCCCAGCAGGTCGTCGCGGCGGCGCAGCGCGTCCATGTCCACGTCGGGCCGGGTGTGCAGTTCGATGTCCTTGACCCAGACAAGGGGATCCAGCGAGGCCCCGGCCTCGCGCAACATCTCCAGCAGCCCTTCCACCGCGCCGGGGCGGCGCAGGTGACGGTCCAGCGGGCCGCGCCCGTGCAGGATCACCCGGCACAGGGTGGCCTCCACAGGGAAGCCGGGAGTGCCAGACAGGCCAGACCGGCCAGACGGGCCAGACGGGCCAGACGGGCCAGACAGGCCAGACAGGCCAGACGGGCCGGGCGTCGCATTACCTTCGGCGGCCTGTTCCATGGCCTCCATGATGCGGCCATGCAGGGCTTCCAGCGAGGCCGCGCCGTTGGGCGTGCCCGTGCCATCGGGGCCATTGTCCCCGTTCGCGCCGTCACCGCCAGATACATTAGCGCCGCCGTTTCCATTCGTCCCTATGGCCACCTCCACCACCTGCCAGCGCACCGGGGCCAGGGGGCGAAACTCCAGTTCCACCTCGCCGTCGTCGTGCACGGTGACCAGTTGGCAGCCGCGCGGACCGTCCTCGTTGATGTGCAGCCCCTGCGTGGAGCCGGGGTAGACCACGTGGGGCCGCGTGCGCAGCACCTGCGGCAGGTGGATGTGCCCCAGCGCCCAGTAGTCCAGCCCCGTGGCGGTCAGGTCGTCCAGGGTGCAGGGGGCGTAGCGGCCCGCGTCGCGCGTGCCGGGCGTTGTGCCCACGTTGCAGTGCAGCACGCCGATCTGCGGCACGCCGGGGGGCACGTCCATGTCCTGAACCATACCGTGAACCGTGCCCTGAACCGTGGCGGAACGGGTAAAGCGCTTGGCCAGGTTGCGGCCTTCGCGGTCGGTTTCGTGGCTGATGCCGTGCACCACGGCCACCACGCGCCCCTCGCGGGTCACGGCGTGCGATTCCACCTGCGGCCCGAACACGGTGACCCCGTCCGGCCAGTGCAGCGAGTGCACCCGCGAGGTGAGCGGGTCGTGGTTGCCGTGGGCGATGAACACCCGCACCCCCGCATCCGTCAGGCGGGAACACCCGTCGCGCAGGGCCACCTGGGCCCGCAGGCTGCCGTCCTCGTGGTTGTGCACGTCGCCCGCGATGAGCAGGGCGTCGGGCCGTTCGGCAAGGCACAGTTCCACCAGCCGCTCCCACGCGGTGAAGGTGGCGCGGTGCAGCCGGTCGGCCAGGCGGGGGGAAAGGTCGCGCGAGACGCCCGCGAAAGCGGCGTCTAGGTGCAGGTCTGCGGCATGGACGAAGCGGAACGCTGGCATGGGTGACCGTGGGTTGGGGGTGCTGCGGGAAGCGGAAATTGCGTTTGTGTGGCGCGCGTCCTGCTGTTTTCGGGGCGGATGCGGGGTGCCCGTCAGCAGGGTAGCCCGCAGATGGTGGCCGCAGGATGGTCGTGCGGATGGCGAAATGCCCGTGCGGCAACGGCACCCACCCTGTCTAGCACGGCGGACGGCGGGCCGTCACCGTACCCGCGCCGCAAAGGGCGGCCAGCCCCGTGTGGAGTGCCGGGCCGGATCAGACTGGTCATTGGGTTAGACTTTCCGTGTGGGCGAGACTGCCTGTGGAGCGCACCCTGACGGTCCCGACACCCGCGCCCCGCTTCCGGCCCCGTCGCCCCTCTGCTAGAACATGGGCATGGCGCAACGCTGGATCATGCATATCGACATGGACGCCTTTTTCGCGTCCGTGGAGCAGATGGACGACCCTTCCCTGCGGGGCAAGCCGGTGGCCGTGGGCGGCTCGCACCGGGGGGTCGTTTCCGCCGCGTCGTACGAGGCGCGGCGCTTTGGCGTGCGTTCCGCGCTGCCCATGAGCACGGCGCTGCGGCTGTGCCCGCAGCTGATCGTGGTGCCGGGGCGCATGCGCCGCTACGCCGAGCTTTCGCACCGCATCATGGACGCGCTGCGCGAATTTTCGCCGCTGGTGGAACCGGCATCGGTGGACGAGGCCTATCTGGACGCCACGGGGCTGGAACGGCTGTTCGGCCCGGTGGAGAACATGGGCATGGCGGTGAAGGCCCGCGTGCTGGACGTGACCGGCGGGCTGACCTGTTCCGTGGGCGCGGCCCCGGTGAAATTCCTGGCCAAGATCGCCTCGGACATGAACAAGCCGAACGGCCTGTTCATCCTGTACCCGGAAGACGTAGCGGAATTTCTGCGCACCCTGCCCGTGGGCCGCATACCGGGGGTGGGCAAGCGGTCATTGGACGCCTTGGACCAGTTGGGAGTGCGCAGCGCGGGCGACGTGCTGCGCTATTCGCGCGAATTCTGGGAACGGCGCTTCGGCAAGGGGGGCGTGCACCTGCACGAGCGGGCCAGCGGCGTGGACCCGCGTGAGGTGGAGCCGTATTCCGAACCCAAGTCGGAAAGCGCCGAGAACACCTTTGCCGAGGACACCGCCGACCGCGCCGTGCTGCGGCGCTGGCTGCTGGCCCAGGCCGAACGGGTGGGGACATCGTTGCGGCGGCAGCGGCTGGCGGGCCGCACCATCACGCTGAAGGTGAAGTACGCGGACTTCCGGTCCATATCCCGCAGCCACAGCTTGCCGGAGCCCACGGCGTCCACAGAGACGATTTTTGATGAGGCCTGCCGGTTGCTGGACGCCCTGACCCTGGCGGACAAGGTGCGGCTGATCGGGGTGGGGGTATCCAACTTCGGCCCGGCGCACCACGGGCCGCGCCAGCTCACCCTGCCGCTGGAAATTCCCGGCAGGGGCAAGGGCGGGAAGGGGGCTTGCGAGGACGGGGCGGGTCGGGGAACGACAGACAGGGGGGCTGGCGGTAACGCCGTGGCGTGGGGAGCGGGCACTGCGCGTTCCGTGGGCGTATCCGCAGAGCATGATGAACAGGACGGGCCAGATGCGTTGGAGGGATTGAACGAGTCGGGTGGGCCACACAGACCAGTCGGGCAGAATGCCCCCGCCGTCGCAATTCCCGCCGAATCCTCCCCCCCGCCGGACGAGAACCGCCGCAAGAAACTGGACGCCGCGCTGGACGCCCTGCGCGACCGCCATGGCCGCGAGGCCGTGGTGCGCGGCCGCCTGTTCGGGTTTGATTCCAGAAAAAAGTAGATCGCTGCGGACTGTGCTCTTTCAGGTGGCTGTTTCCGACCGCCCCTTCCTTCATTTCCCCAGCAATACGGAATTGCACCGTTCGCTGGTGGCGAAATCGGGCGTGAAGGCATGCGAACCGATGACCGTGACCGGGCGCATGCCTTGCAGCGAGTTCAGCAGGTAGGCGTGGCGAAAGGCGCGCAATTCTCCGGCGCGCACGGTGCAGTCGCGCACGGGCAGCAGATCGCGCACGGCGGCCAGCGTGGTGCTGGGCAGGCGGCAGCCGCCAGTGGGGGTGCAGAAGCAGTCGCCGTCGCCGAACAATAATGCGGCGGTGGTGGCCTCTGTCACGACGCCGCCTGGCTGGGTGAGCACGGCGTCGTCCTGGCCCAGGGCGCGGGCGGCCCTGCGTTCCAGGTAGCAGAGCATGTAGTTCATGGACTTGTGCAGGGCCAGCGATCCTGGCGTTGCGGGCGGGGCCAGGCGCAGGCTGTAGGTGCGGTCGGGCGCGGGCGGGTCGTAAGGGGCGGCGGTGACCAGCGGGGCCATGGCCGCGTCCTCGTCCTCCAGCGGAACGATGATGTTCACCCGCGCCAGCCGTTCGGCAAGGCCGTTGGCGCGCACCACCTCGGCGATGACCGCCGGGTAGTCCACAGGTTCGGCCAGCAGGCCGAAATACTCCAGACTGGCCTGCAAGCGCGCCAGATGCGCGTCCAGACGGCTGGGACCGTGCCCGTTCCACAGGATGGTCTCGAAGAACCCGGCCCCATATCGGAAGGCCGGACTGCCGATGTCCAGCCGTACCCCGCCCTCGTGCAGCGCGCCAGCCCGCCAGTGGATCATGCGCATACCTCCCGAAAGTTGGCTGCCTTGGCCCATGTTTCTTCGTATTCGCTTTCCGGGTCCGAGTCCACGACGATGCCGCTGCCCGCGCAATGTTCGAAGCTGCCCGTGGCCGCGTCGTGCCAGCCGGTGCGGATGGCGATGGAACAGTCCATGGTGCGGGCGTCGGCGATGGCCAGCAGGCTGCCGCAATAAACCTCTCGGTTGTGGGGTTCACCGGCCTCGATGATGGCCAGCGTGCGCCGCTTGGGGCAGCCGGTCACCGAGCCGCCTGGAAAGGCGGACAGCAAGAGGTCCAGACAGGTGCGGTCGGGCCGCAGGGTGCCGGTGACGTCGGAATGCATCTGCACGAGGCCGCTGCCCGCGCCGCCCACGCGAAAGGTGGCGCAGTGCCGGGCCACGGCCACGCTGCCGTGGGTGCAGTCGGCGGAAATGTCGTTGCGCACAAGGTCCACGATCATGGACAGTTCGGCGCGTTCCTTGGGGGTGGCGGCCAGCAGGCCCGGCAGGCCGGGGTGCCAGACCGGATGCGGCGTACCGGGGCCGAAGGCCAGAGTGCCCTTGATGGGCTGCGACAGCACGCGGGCCGGGCCGCCGCCCGGCGCATCCACGCGCAGGAACCGCTCCGGCGAGGCGGAAACCACGTGGCGACCGCCGATGCGGAACAAGCCGTGGAAAGGCGCGGGGCGGGTGCGCCACAGGTGCAGCGACAGGGCCGCCGGGTCCAGCCCCGGCGCGTGCAGGCCGAAGCGGGTGGACAGGTTGCACTGGTAGGTATCACCCGCGCGGATGCGGCGCAGCACCTCGCGCACGCCCGCCGTGTACCCGGCGCGGTCCAGCGAGGGGGGCAGGGCGGCGCAGCCGGCCAGGGGGGTAAAGACGGCGCAGCCGCCGGGGGAGGTGAAGGTCGCGCAGCCGCCGGGAGTGGTAAGGGCGGGCACGGGGGCGTCCGTCAGCAAACGGGCGCAGCGGGCGGCCAGATCCGGCGGGGCATCCGGGTGGACGGACAGGGACAGCGCGCCCGTGGCAGGGTTCCAGCGGGCCACGGCGTGGTAGCGGCGCAGCAGGGCGTGGGGCAGCACGCGGGGTTTTGCGCTGCGGATGCCGAAGCGCGGCAGGCCGTAGGTGTAGGCCAGAAAGCCGAGGGCTATGTCGTGGTCGGCTCGGGCGGGCTGCCAGAGGTGGGGGGCGGCATCGCGCGGTGGCCCGGAGGGATCTGCACCGAACGGAGCCTGCAAGCCAAGGAAGGCGGCCAGCGCGGCGTCGGTGTGCGGACCGGGTTCGTGATCCGGTGAGATGGCGTGGCGGGGGTGCGCGGGGCGGGATGTGGAACCGGATATGGGGCCGGATATGAGGCCGGATGTGGAACCGGACGCGCAAGTGGGCGAGGGATCGCCCAGGCACAGTTCCTCGCGCGGGGCGATGCCGACAAGGCAGCACGGGCCTTCGCCCTCGCCGCCGGGCCACACCGTCCAGCCGGGGGGCATGGCGGTGTGCACGTGCGGGGCGTCGGGGGCGCTAGTGAAGCCGGAAGGCAGGCCGGAAGCGGTGGCCTCCGCGCTCCGGGCATCCCCCGCGCCGGAATCCGCGCGGCCCGTATCCGCATGGTCTGCATCGACGTGGCAAGGGTCCGGGTGGCACAGCAGCAGGTCCGCTCCCTGCCGGGCGCAGGACAGGGCAAAGGACGCGAAGGCGTCGGCGTCAGCGCAGGCCGAGAGCGTGCAGCGCATGGCGTATCCACCACACCCCGTCCGGGGTGAGGAACGATTCTGGGTGAAACTGGTAGCCCAGCAGGGGCAGGCTGTGGTGGCGGGCGGCCATGACCACCCCCTGCCCGTTGCGGGCCAGTACACGCATGCCCGCGCCCATGACGGACAGGTGCAGCGAATGGTAGCGGGCCACGGTGCGGGCCTGCCCGGCGTAGTGCAGCGTGTCCGGCTTGCCGTGCACGCAGCCTGGCAGCGGCGCGGTGACCCCGCCGAAATGGGCGTTGATGATCTGCAGGCCAAGGCAGATGCCCAGCACGGGCACCGGTACGGGGCGGGGTTGGGCACAGGGGGGAGACGCCGTGGCGGCGGGCGCGGCTGAGGCCTGGTCTGAGGACGGGGTTGCCGCCGTTCTGGATGGCAAGGCTGTGGTCCTCTCGGCGGGCAGGCGGGCCTCTGCCCCTCCATCCGCTGCGTGCGGACCGCGCATCCGCGTGCTCTTACCGCCCAGCAGCGGCCCGTACTGCGGATATTCTTCCGGCGTGCCGGGGCCGGGCGAGATCACCAGCAGGTCCCAACGGGTGGTGGGGCCTGCGAGGGTCGGGTCGCCCGGCGCATGTGGCCAGTCGCCCGTGACTTCGTCCAGCCGATTTACTGGCACGACAGTGGGCACGCAGCCGGTGGCAGCCACCAGCAGATGTTCGAGGTTGCGCGTGAAGCTGTCGTGATTGTCGGCAAGCAGGATGCGCATGCGGTGGTGGTGCGGCGACCGGCGGGTCCGGGCCGATTACCCCTCCATCCAGATGATGGACGCCTGCCGCCCGGTGGTGGCGGCGCGGCGGTA
It contains:
- a CDS encoding chorismate-binding protein; amino-acid sequence: MRCTLSACADADAFASFALSCARQGADLLLCHPDPCHVDADHADTGRADSGAGDARSAEATASGLPSGFTSAPDAPHVHTAMPPGWTVWPGGEGEGPCCLVGIAPREELCLGDPSPTCASGSTSGLISGPISGSTSRPAHPRHAISPDHEPGPHTDAALAAFLGLQAPFGADPSGPPRDAAPHLWQPARADHDIALGFLAYTYGLPRFGIRSAKPRVLPHALLRRYHAVARWNPATGALSLSVHPDAPPDLAARCARLLTDAPVPALTTPGGCATFTSPGGCAVFTPLAGCAALPPSLDRAGYTAGVREVLRRIRAGDTYQCNLSTRFGLHAPGLDPAALSLHLWRTRPAPFHGLFRIGGRHVVSASPERFLRVDAPGGGPARVLSQPIKGTLAFGPGTPHPVWHPGLPGLLAATPKERAELSMIVDLVRNDISADCTHGSVAVARHCATFRVGGAGSGLVQMHSDVTGTLRPDRTCLDLLLSAFPGGSVTGCPKRRTLAIIEAGEPHNREVYCGSLLAIADARTMDCSIAIRTGWHDAATGSFEHCAGSGIVVDSDPESEYEETWAKAANFREVCA
- a CDS encoding aminodeoxychorismate/anthranilate synthase component II — encoded protein: MRILLADNHDSFTRNLEHLLVAATGCVPTVVPVNRLDEVTGDWPHAPGDPTLAGPTTRWDLLVISPGPGTPEEYPQYGPLLGGKSTRMRGPHAADGGAEARLPAERTTALPSRTAATPSSDQASAAPAATASPPCAQPRPVPVPVLGICLGLQIINAHFGGVTAPLPGCVHGKPDTLHYAGQARTVARYHSLHLSVMGAGMRVLARNGQGVVMAARHHSLPLLGYQFHPESFLTPDGVWWIRHALHALGLR
- the dinB gene encoding DNA polymerase IV translates to MAQRWIMHIDMDAFFASVEQMDDPSLRGKPVAVGGSHRGVVSAASYEARRFGVRSALPMSTALRLCPQLIVVPGRMRRYAELSHRIMDALREFSPLVEPASVDEAYLDATGLERLFGPVENMGMAVKARVLDVTGGLTCSVGAAPVKFLAKIASDMNKPNGLFILYPEDVAEFLRTLPVGRIPGVGKRSLDALDQLGVRSAGDVLRYSREFWERRFGKGGVHLHERASGVDPREVEPYSEPKSESAENTFAEDTADRAVLRRWLLAQAERVGTSLRRQRLAGRTITLKVKYADFRSISRSHSLPEPTASTETIFDEACRLLDALTLADKVRLIGVGVSNFGPAHHGPRQLTLPLEIPGRGKGGKGACEDGAGRGTTDRGAGGNAVAWGAGTARSVGVSAEHDEQDGPDALEGLNESGGPHRPVGQNAPAVAIPAESSPPPDENRRKKLDAALDALRDRHGREAVVRGRLFGFDSRKK
- a CDS encoding aminotransferase class IV, whose translation is MIHWRAGALHEGGVRLDIGSPAFRYGAGFFETILWNGHGPSRLDAHLARLQASLEYFGLLAEPVDYPAVIAEVVRANGLAERLARVNIIVPLEDEDAAMAPLVTAAPYDPPAPDRTYSLRLAPPATPGSLALHKSMNYMLCYLERRAARALGQDDAVLTQPGGVVTEATTAALLFGDGDCFCTPTGGCRLPSTTLAAVRDLLPVRDCTVRAGELRAFRHAYLLNSLQGMRPVTVIGSHAFTPDFATSERCNSVLLGK
- a CDS encoding AAA family ATPase, with the translated sequence MYIQRAHIDGFGVLTGQTIQQLPPGLSIFLGSNEAGKSTCLDFFRAMLAGYPRSRAAHRVPLSGRAADAGGTLTLHTDRCGVVRLTRRPGAHGGTLTFTDANGTPLDAELAAALLHGVTPDLYRNIYGFSLSELQEFSSLSAEGARNVLLGAGAGQGLRPPSQLLDDLSGRMGALYLPEGRKPPLNEALKELETLRASLRAHERDTARYDALSAQLDDLSARLAGVRADRAGREAEHRTLERRLGVWRQWQELVAVEGQLARLDMVVERFPQDGKARFEQERERATERALRAQRLRGQLATLEATLAQHTPDARLLAAAPELRTLLERKSSYRNARAALPALLADLERNHADRERLLAALGADWTPERVCSFDRSLFTREAIATHEAALDAANADLRQARAEHDRRAAEHEAARHAAELAHVQVRTRADALGVDPAAAPDADQAERLRTLRTQAGAALAELPGLRAELGVQAAALARSLTDISPGWTPDTLRGFDTSPRARETLTARARTVTDAADATREANRRADELAAQLDDLSARRDQAIVAARAIAAPDREELDRRADAVRRLRQVVTGLALEAERTTEAARAERDHAANAPVVRKSLALLSLGGGLLAAGTLAAGLLLAAARGMLDISATSPLIGLTGLVGLAPFATMGHAPVYLCAVIALCGLALLATGWPRRDAAEQTAHATRTAQLAARHQELAERRDALRADVARLLREAGISDADASPDGSGPDGSAPDVSGLADRVDMAERALERARDERARRDRADAEATAREADCATVRTRHLQALHARETAEAALQQARADWAAHCASLDLPESFAPEATLGLFDRVEACVARAAQADAQAARVAALAAQVTALADAARVVPALAPLCPNVADGQQMTDEAAAALLAGVDRLLADLRAAEALRQERERALAELAARREREQQALAAVQAADAALHAATDAAGTATDAWRAWLAERGLSPDLTPATARDALTVMDDWLRLDNEAAGLAARRAALDAELAALETPLVRIVADCASALPDTALGDDPVATLDALATAAQAAGTMAAERDRLVARHAELLAELHEAEAAHAAARTAVDELLAAGDAIDGEDFLRRAASYAERQELLRRKGDLVDHLTAALPEIATGTIAPDDLADEPGGAPASPQADPLAALRAELASADREAMQARCDELAAELAALAAQEAELVDKAAALRVQREQAASADDVAALRRQEAALLESARQMALEWSRNALARHLIDTARRRFERERQPHVIREAAAIFRAITGGRWQSIAASLEDGVPRAVPADGEPMPHEHLSRGTREQLYLALRLGYVRTHALHAEPLPLIMDDILVNFDPERAARTATALAELCAQRIGRDGVAPDDASSDASSDAPSDATLLAGGKPHQILFFTCHPHTVDMLRTAAPDAALFTVERGTITAA
- a CDS encoding metallophosphoesterase family protein, which codes for MPAFRFVHAADLHLDAAFAGVSRDLSPRLADRLHRATFTAWERLVELCLAERPDALLIAGDVHNHEDGSLRAQVALRDGCSRLTDAGVRVFIAHGNHDPLTSRVHSLHWPDGVTVFGPQVESHAVTREGRVVAVVHGISHETDREGRNLAKRFTRSATVQGTVHGMVQDMDVPPGVPQIGVLHCNVGTTPGTRDAGRYAPCTLDDLTATGLDYWALGHIHLPQVLRTRPHVVYPGSTQGLHINEDGPRGCQLVTVHDDGEVELEFRPLAPVRWQVVEVAIGTNGNGGANVSGGDGANGDNGPDGTGTPNGAASLEALHGRIMEAMEQAAEGNATPGPSGLSGLSGPSGPSGPSGRSGLSGTPGFPVEATLCRVILHGRGPLDRHLRRPGAVEGLLEMLREAGASLDPLVWVKDIELHTRPDVDMDALRRRDDLLGEVLRVAAAARGLPEPPAGDAPACPAGTADAVSPDTPSDGAPPGTPAPDSSQQPDPAALRALAAAVLAPLYDGPRGRRFLGPSDALSPEDLAALLDDAERICCDMLEVD